One Rosa chinensis cultivar Old Blush chromosome 3, RchiOBHm-V2, whole genome shotgun sequence DNA window includes the following coding sequences:
- the LOC112193260 gene encoding C-type lectin receptor-like tyrosine-protein kinase At1g52310, whose product MVLMEGKLQLVLLLIVCGSCVSDKGHTDLVDSRTEESKEPCPKGWILGPNKRKCFAYIRSPKSWNESETHCKSYNGQLAALATSQELIFAQSLCVETISGCWVGGRGLNSTAGIGWSWSDNSSYWNVSLFPGKPLQSVCSNLSCHTKSSVDVCVLVTNGSLLIERCHMSHAFICMADLGNRCFHMHCHREYLIILGVVSGLILFTTLAVVIWLLANKRSKKRRRSRKLSNPAATALVPPSWKVFMKEELRSITKNFSEGNRLLGDAKTGGTYGGLLPDGSRVAVKRLKKSSFQRKKEFYSEVGRVAKLHHPNLVAVKGCCYDHGDRYIVYEFIVNGPLDRWLHHIPRGGRSLDWVMRMKIATTLAQGIAFLHDKVKPHVVHRDIRASNVLLDEDFGAHLMGVGLSKFVPYEVMHERTVMAGGTYGYLAPEFVYRNELTTKSDVYSFGVLLLEIVSGRRPAQAVDSVGWQSIFEWATPLVQAHRYPDLLDPHITAFSSDIPEGSVIQKVVDLVYACTQHVPSMRPRMSHVVHQLQQLAQTPILK is encoded by the exons AACCATGCCCCAAGGGTTGGATTCTTGGCCCTAATAAGCGGAAGTGCTTTGCTTATATTAGAAGCCCCAAATCATGGAACGAGTCAGAGACCCATtgtaaaagttataatggacaGTTAGCAGCACTCGCTACATCTCAAGAACTGATCTTTGCTCAAAGCCTATGTGTTGAAACCATCAGTGGCTGTTGGGTTGGAGGAAGAGGTCTCAACTCTACCGCTGGTATTGGTTGGAGTTGGTCTGATAACAGTTCATACTGGAATGTATCTCTCTTTCCTGGAAAACCCCTTCAATCCGTTTGCAGTAATTTGTCTTGTCACACCAAAAGTTCTGTCGATGTTTGTGTATTGGTGACTAATGGATCACTCTTGATTGAGAGGTGCCACATGTCTCATGCTTTTATATGCATGGCTGATTTAG GGAACAGATGTTTCCACATGCATTGCCACAGAGAATATCTCATTATCCTTGGAGTTGTAAGTGGGTTGATCCTCTTCACGACATTAGCTGTAGTGATTTGGCTTCTTGCAAACAAGCGGAGCAAGAAGCGCAGACGTTCCCGCAAATTATCTAATCCAGCAGCTACTGCATTAGTCCCTCCATCGTGGAAAGTGTTCATGAAAGAGGAACTTCGGTCTATTACAAAGAATTTTAGTGAAGGAAACCGTCTCTTGGGAGATGCCAAGACAGGAGGTACATATGGTGGGCTTCTACCTGATGGTTCAAGGGTAGCGGTGAAAAGATTGAAGAAGTCTAGTTTTCAAAGGAAAAAGGAGTTTTATTCTGAAGTTGGAAGGGTTGCAAAGCTTCATCATCCAAATTTGGTGGCAGTGAAAGGCTGCTGTTATGATCATGGTGACCGTTACATTGTTTATGAGTTCATAGTTAATGGTCCCTTAGATAGATGGCTACACCACATACCAAGGGGTGGTCGAAGCTTAGATTGGGTGATGAGAATGAAAATTGCGACAACTCTTGCTCAAGGAATTGC GTTCCTGCATGACAAGGTTAAACCCCATGTTGTGCATCGTGATATCCGTGCTAGTAATGTACTTCTTGATGAAGATTTTGGAGCCCATCTGATGGGGGTTGGTCTTTCAAAGTTTGTGCCATATGAAGTGATGCATGAGAGGACAGTGATGGCTGGTGGCACATATGGATACCTGGCCCCAGAGTTTGTGTACAGAAATGAGCTTACAACAAAGAGTGACGTTTATAGTTTTGGTGTGCTACTGCTTGAAATTGTAAGTGGACGTAGGCCTGCACAGGCTGTTGATTCGGTCGGTTGGCAGAGTATTTTTGAGTGGGCAACACCTCTTGTGCAAGCTCATCGATACCCAGATCTCCTGGATCCGCACATAACTGCTTTTTCTTCTGATATTCCAGAGGGCAGTGTGATTCAGAAAGTGGTCGACCTTGTTTATGCTTGTACACAGCATGTGCCATCAATGCGCCCCAGAATGTCTCATGTTGTTCATCAACTTCAACAGTTAGCCCAGACTCCCATTCTAAAGTAG